In Streptomyces sp. NBC_00704, a genomic segment contains:
- a CDS encoding SPW repeat protein produces the protein METHPDIVAMRNRHEMAERATSTPKAQAVEALALLTGVYLAASPWIAGFQNLSALAVNNLIVGIAYALLMSGGFGRAYERTHSMAWAACALGAWTIVSPWVVAGDVSTTRTVVNNVIVGIVGLLLGMAASAIANDRGPSRGERGRSMP, from the coding sequence ATGGAAACGCATCCCGACATCGTCGCCATGCGCAACCGTCATGAGATGGCGGAGCGGGCCACCAGCACGCCGAAGGCGCAGGCCGTCGAGGCCCTGGCCCTGCTCACCGGCGTCTACCTGGCGGCCTCCCCCTGGATCGCGGGCTTCCAGAACCTGTCCGCGCTCGCGGTGAACAACCTGATCGTCGGCATCGCGTACGCCCTGCTGATGAGCGGCGGCTTCGGCCGCGCCTACGAACGCACCCACAGCATGGCGTGGGCGGCCTGCGCGCTGGGCGCGTGGACCATCGTGTCGCCCTGGGTCGTCGCCGGTGACGTCAGCACGACCAGGACGGTGGTGAACAACGTGATCGTCGGGATCGTCGGCCTGCTGCTGGGCATGGCGGCGAGCGCGATCGCGAACGACCGGGGTCCCTCGCGGGGCGAGCGAGGGAGGTCCATGCCGTAG
- a CDS encoding prolyl oligopeptidase family serine peptidase: MASDTRNQVSGDRAGRTGAPPAAPPGGVRALTFRPALTRPADPPSPDADAGSAGCAAAPALVPLPDAAGPRDAVSRLRSHGCWYPSAAADGAEAAFICDRGGVPQLWAGPVGAGEVRLLDSSPDPVTEVSWSPDGRWIAYTTAPGGGEHTRVLCVRPDGSGRRVLAGADPDSTAHLGCWAHDGSALAVTVAAPAARPFDDGQKRPPPEHAPGDGHPDAVLPSAGWTDRDGHATLLGRAVYDAATATGAPTAGGETDGGGDPDGIRRSGVPAAGAAVRADGGLSVYLIDPDGHTSPVLLTTETHAATLRACDLSRDGRFVLLRRGPRGRREAVVRRTDDSTTTFALPVADGDPWIGRFSPDGRTLWLRSNAGREYAALLAVVLDGDGAPAGTSVVAERQDSDLELLTVAHDGRTVALAWNAQGASELELVETSAAPHAGRRPAPDATGPARPVPLPHEVVTRVTGAGAGRLLLALSGSQRRPGVWWAHGGVSLLRTPWSSKDEDAVAPGRSPVRPVPLRLTARDGLPLSGWYYRAPGRPAGEPAPCVIHLHGGPEEQERPVLHPLYHELTGRGLDVFAPDVRGSSGHGRSFVDADLGAGRFAALDDVADCAAHAVTAGPADPTRLAVMGRSYGGYLTFASLVWHPELFRTGVAVCGMSDLLTFFAGTEPWLAESAAHKYGHPERDRELLRALSPMSRVDALRVPVLAVHGEHDTNVPVQESRQFVRAARERGVAAELLTLRDEGHDFLRADNRRLFRRSAADWLERHLRR, translated from the coding sequence ATGGCTTCAGACACACGGAATCAGGTGAGCGGCGACCGCGCCGGCCGCACCGGCGCGCCGCCCGCCGCCCCGCCGGGCGGCGTGCGCGCGCTGACGTTCCGCCCTGCCCTCACCCGGCCCGCGGACCCGCCGTCCCCGGACGCCGACGCGGGGAGCGCCGGGTGCGCCGCCGCACCGGCCCTCGTGCCGCTGCCCGACGCGGCCGGCCCGCGCGACGCGGTGAGCCGGCTGCGCTCGCACGGTTGCTGGTACCCCTCGGCCGCCGCCGACGGCGCCGAGGCCGCCTTCATCTGCGACCGGGGCGGCGTGCCCCAGCTGTGGGCGGGCCCGGTCGGCGCCGGCGAGGTGCGGCTGCTCGACTCCTCGCCGGATCCGGTCACCGAGGTCTCCTGGTCGCCGGACGGCCGCTGGATCGCCTACACCACCGCACCGGGCGGCGGCGAGCACACCCGCGTGCTGTGCGTGCGGCCCGACGGCAGCGGCCGGCGCGTCCTGGCCGGCGCCGACCCCGACAGCACCGCCCACCTGGGCTGCTGGGCGCACGACGGCTCCGCCCTCGCCGTCACGGTCGCCGCGCCCGCCGCACGCCCCTTCGACGACGGCCAGAAGCGCCCGCCCCCGGAGCACGCCCCGGGCGACGGCCACCCCGACGCCGTCCTCCCGTCCGCCGGCTGGACGGACCGGGACGGTCACGCCACGCTCCTCGGCCGAGCCGTCTACGACGCCGCGACGGCGACGGGAGCGCCGACCGCGGGAGGAGAGACGGACGGGGGAGGGGACCCGGACGGGATCCGCCGGAGCGGCGTCCCGGCCGCGGGAGCGGCCGTACGGGCCGACGGCGGACTGTCGGTGTACCTGATCGACCCCGACGGCCACACCTCGCCCGTGCTGCTCACCACCGAGACGCACGCGGCCACCCTGCGCGCCTGCGACCTCAGCCGCGACGGCCGGTTCGTGCTCCTGCGCCGGGGCCCGCGCGGCCGGCGCGAGGCGGTGGTGCGGCGCACGGACGACTCCACGACGACCTTCGCGCTGCCCGTCGCCGACGGAGACCCCTGGATCGGCAGGTTCTCACCCGACGGCCGCACCCTGTGGCTGCGCAGCAACGCCGGCCGGGAGTACGCGGCGCTCCTCGCGGTGGTCCTCGACGGCGACGGCGCCCCGGCCGGGACGTCCGTCGTCGCGGAGCGGCAGGACAGCGACCTCGAACTCCTGACCGTGGCCCACGACGGCCGCACCGTCGCCCTGGCCTGGAACGCCCAGGGCGCGAGCGAGCTGGAACTCGTCGAGACCTCCGCGGCACCGCACGCCGGGCGGCGCCCCGCCCCCGACGCCACCGGCCCCGCCCGACCGGTGCCGCTGCCCCACGAGGTCGTCACCCGCGTCACCGGGGCCGGCGCCGGACGCCTCCTGCTGGCGCTGTCCGGGTCCCAGCGCCGGCCGGGCGTGTGGTGGGCCCACGGGGGCGTGTCCCTGCTGCGCACGCCCTGGTCGTCGAAGGACGAGGACGCCGTCGCCCCGGGCCGTTCGCCCGTCCGGCCCGTCCCGCTGCGGCTCACGGCCCGCGACGGCCTGCCCCTGAGCGGCTGGTACTACAGGGCGCCCGGACGCCCCGCGGGCGAGCCCGCGCCCTGCGTGATCCATCTGCACGGCGGGCCCGAGGAACAGGAACGCCCGGTCCTCCATCCGCTGTACCACGAGCTGACCGGGCGCGGCCTGGACGTGTTCGCACCCGACGTGCGCGGCTCCTCCGGCCACGGCCGGTCGTTCGTCGACGCCGACCTCGGCGCCGGCCGCTTCGCCGCGCTGGACGACGTGGCCGACTGCGCGGCCCACGCGGTGACGGCCGGCCCCGCCGACCCGACGCGGCTGGCCGTCATGGGCCGCTCCTACGGCGGCTACCTCACGTTCGCCTCACTCGTGTGGCACCCGGAACTGTTCCGCACCGGCGTCGCCGTCTGCGGCATGTCGGACCTCCTGACGTTCTTCGCGGGCACCGAGCCCTGGCTCGCGGAGTCGGCGGCGCACAAGTACGGCCACCCTGAGCGCGACCGCGAGCTGCTGCGCGCCCTGTCGCCCATGAGCCGCGTCGACGCGCTGCGGGTCCCGGTGCTCGCCGTGCACGGTGAGCACGACACCAACGTGCCCGTGCAGGAGTCCCGGCAGTTCGTCCGCGCGGCCCGCGAGCGGGGCGTCGCCGCCGAGCTGCTCACCCTGCGCGACGAGGGCCACGACTTCCTGCGGGCGGACAACCGCCGGCTGTTCCGCCGCAGCGCCGCGGACTGGCTGGAACGCCATCTGCGCCGGTGA
- a CDS encoding N-acetylglutaminylglutamine amidotransferase produces the protein MCGLSGEIRFDGRRPDLAAVERMSERLADRGPDGHGVWTRGAVALGHRRLKIIDLSDLGAQPMTDARGEITGVFNGCVYNYRELRDELRGLGHRFASTSDTEVVLKAYLQWGTDCVQHFHGMFAFALVEHRSGRVVLARDRLGIKPLYLSGTPDRLRFASSLPALLAAGDVDTSLDPTAVHQYLSWHATVAPPRTVLNGVRKLPPATVRVVEPDGSHRDHRYWQPSYTRRPEHAGMGANEWRDAVLEGLRTAVRRRMVSDVQVGVLLSGGLDSSLIVALLADEGQRDLMTFSVGFESEGGEEGDEFRYSDLVAREFATDHRRLMVPSDRVSTALDGAIAAMSEPMTSHDVVAFYLLSEQVSKDVKVVQSGQGADEVFAGYHWYPELAAAAREDEPEQYAETYFDRPHADFARILQPHMLPPEDVSGRFVREHMAVPGAETALDAALRLDTHVMLVDDPVKRVDNMTMAWGLEARVPFLDHELVELAAACPPELKLADGGKGVLKEAGRKLLPREVVDRPKGYFPVPAIRHMAGPVLERVREALRAPEAKERGLFQQSYVDELLAAPDHHRTKRGANALWQTALLEIWLQTHGIR, from the coding sequence ATGTGCGGTCTGAGCGGAGAGATCCGCTTCGACGGCCGACGCCCTGATCTGGCGGCCGTCGAGCGCATGAGCGAACGCCTCGCCGACCGGGGACCCGACGGCCACGGCGTCTGGACACGGGGCGCGGTGGCCCTCGGACACCGCCGCCTGAAGATCATCGACCTGTCCGACCTGGGCGCCCAGCCGATGACGGACGCCCGCGGCGAGATCACCGGCGTCTTCAACGGCTGCGTCTACAACTACCGCGAACTGCGCGACGAACTGCGCGGCCTCGGCCACCGCTTCGCGTCGACGTCCGACACCGAAGTCGTCCTCAAGGCCTACCTGCAGTGGGGAACCGACTGCGTCCAGCACTTCCACGGCATGTTCGCCTTCGCGCTCGTCGAGCACCGCAGCGGCCGCGTGGTGCTGGCCCGCGACCGGCTCGGCATCAAGCCGCTCTACCTGTCCGGGACGCCGGACCGCCTGCGGTTCGCCTCGTCGCTGCCCGCGCTCCTCGCCGCCGGGGACGTGGACACCTCCCTCGACCCGACGGCCGTCCACCAGTACCTCAGCTGGCACGCCACGGTCGCGCCGCCGCGCACCGTGCTCAACGGCGTGCGCAAACTGCCCCCGGCCACCGTCCGGGTCGTCGAGCCGGACGGCTCCCACCGCGACCACCGCTACTGGCAGCCCTCGTACACGCGCCGCCCCGAGCACGCCGGCATGGGCGCCAACGAATGGCGCGACGCCGTGCTGGAAGGGCTGCGCACCGCCGTGCGGCGGCGCATGGTCTCCGACGTCCAGGTCGGCGTCCTGCTCTCCGGCGGACTGGACTCCAGCCTCATCGTGGCGCTGCTCGCCGACGAGGGACAGCGCGACCTGATGACGTTCAGCGTGGGATTCGAGTCGGAGGGCGGGGAGGAGGGCGACGAGTTCCGCTACTCGGACCTCGTGGCCCGCGAGTTCGCCACCGACCACCGCCGCCTCATGGTGCCCTCCGACCGGGTCTCCACCGCCCTGGACGGGGCGATCGCCGCCATGAGCGAGCCGATGACCAGCCACGACGTGGTCGCCTTCTACCTGCTGTCCGAACAGGTGTCGAAGGACGTCAAGGTCGTGCAGAGCGGACAGGGCGCCGACGAGGTGTTCGCCGGCTACCACTGGTACCCGGAACTGGCCGCGGCCGCCCGCGAGGACGAACCCGAGCAGTACGCCGAGACCTACTTCGACCGGCCGCACGCCGACTTCGCCCGCATCCTCCAGCCGCACATGCTGCCCCCCGAGGACGTCTCGGGACGCTTCGTCCGCGAGCACATGGCGGTCCCCGGCGCCGAGACCGCGCTGGACGCGGCGCTGCGCCTCGACACGCACGTGATGCTGGTCGACGACCCCGTCAAGCGCGTCGACAACATGACCATGGCCTGGGGCCTGGAGGCCCGCGTGCCCTTCCTCGACCACGAGCTGGTGGAACTGGCCGCCGCCTGCCCGCCTGAACTCAAACTCGCCGACGGCGGCAAGGGCGTCCTCAAGGAGGCCGGCCGCAAGCTCCTGCCGCGCGAGGTCGTCGACCGCCCCAAGGGCTACTTCCCGGTCCCGGCGATCCGCCACATGGCCGGTCCCGTCCTGGAGCGCGTGCGCGAGGCGCTGCGGGCGCCCGAGGCGAAGGAACGCGGGCTGTTCCAGCAGTCCTACGTCGACGAACTGCTCGCGGCGCCCGACCACCACCGGACCAAGCGCGGAGCGAACGCCCTGTGGCAGACGGCTTTGCTGGAGATATGGCTTCAGACACACGGAATCAGGTGA
- a CDS encoding carboxylate-amine ligase: MRIGVEEEFHVLEVESGLLVPRADAVLRRLPKRTFTTELHRSTVESNSGVHTSLDDLHADLAGTRRRLDRAAASSGLAVMAAGTAPLAPAASARPTADARYLHMSEEYRKVADEQLICGAQVHVDVPDRDTAVRAMCTVAPWLPVLLALSASSPFWQGADTGYASWRTLLWQRWPTAGPAGCYANAAEYDAAVQDFVRAGVISDAGMIYYDVRPSDHLRTLELRICDACPRAETVVLVAGLFRALVTEARERLESGREPHCDGRHEWLRGAAWRAARSGLEGTLVDPETHRDAPAEQVLRKLLARLRPALEAHGDWDTVRTLAHQALADGSAARRIRRTAQEEDLLACVDMLVAETRGERAHRGATRPVPAGGARSAARPRALPQVTQAIGR; this comes from the coding sequence ATGCGTATCGGAGTGGAAGAAGAGTTCCACGTCCTGGAGGTGGAGAGCGGGCTCCTGGTGCCGCGCGCCGACGCCGTACTGCGACGGCTCCCCAAACGGACCTTCACCACCGAACTGCACCGGTCCACGGTCGAGTCCAACAGCGGTGTGCACACGTCCCTCGACGACCTCCACGCAGACCTCGCCGGGACGAGACGGCGCCTCGACCGGGCGGCCGCCTCCTCCGGGCTCGCCGTGATGGCCGCGGGCACCGCCCCGCTGGCCCCGGCCGCCTCCGCCCGCCCCACCGCCGACGCGCGCTACCTCCACATGAGCGAGGAATACCGCAAGGTCGCCGACGAACAGCTCATCTGCGGCGCACAGGTCCACGTGGACGTCCCCGACCGGGACACGGCCGTACGCGCCATGTGCACGGTGGCGCCCTGGCTGCCCGTCCTCCTCGCCCTCTCCGCCAGCTCCCCGTTCTGGCAGGGCGCCGACACCGGCTACGCGAGCTGGCGCACCCTGCTCTGGCAGCGCTGGCCCACCGCCGGACCGGCCGGATGCTACGCGAACGCCGCCGAGTACGACGCCGCCGTGCAGGACTTCGTCCGGGCCGGCGTGATCAGCGACGCCGGGATGATCTACTACGACGTCCGCCCCTCCGACCACCTGCGCACCCTCGAACTGCGCATCTGCGACGCCTGCCCGCGCGCGGAGACCGTCGTGCTCGTCGCCGGCCTCTTCCGCGCCCTCGTCACCGAGGCGCGCGAGCGACTGGAATCCGGCCGCGAGCCGCACTGCGACGGCCGGCACGAATGGCTGCGCGGCGCCGCCTGGCGGGCCGCCCGCTCCGGCCTCGAAGGAACGCTCGTGGACCCGGAGACCCACCGGGACGCGCCCGCGGAACAGGTGCTGCGCAAGCTCCTCGCCCGGCTTCGTCCCGCGCTGGAGGCCCACGGCGACTGGGACACCGTGCGGACCCTCGCGCACCAGGCGCTCGCCGACGGCAGCGCCGCCCGCCGCATCCGCCGCACCGCCCAGGAGGAGGACCTCCTGGCCTGCGTCGACATGCTCGTCGCCGAGACACGCGGCGAACGCGCGCACCGCGGCGCCACGCGACCCGTTCCCGCGGGCGGCGCCCGCTCCGCCGCCCGCCCCCGGGCGCTGCCCCAGGTCACCCAGGCCATCGGCCGCTGA
- a CDS encoding cytochrome c oxidase assembly protein, translating into MTLAHVHPGTAPVAGGASAALTVLAALVVLAAAVAYTAGAARLRGRGDGWPRWRDARFAAGCLLLVWAAVGALPDGPFTGHMVRHLLVGMAAPLLLVSARPVTLALRCLSPGRARRALVGLTHTRVVGALVFPPVAAVVDVGGMWLLYRTGLFAAVHGRPLYDGLLHAHLLAAGLLFSFAVCQIDPVRRPRSVALRGGTLLAAGAAHAVLAKTLYAAGPPGVRFAAADLHQGARLMYYGGDVVEAALALVLGAVWLRAADRARRRRSRARECGAARAAGGLTGA; encoded by the coding sequence GTGACCCTCGCGCACGTCCATCCGGGGACGGCTCCCGTGGCGGGCGGGGCGTCGGCCGCCCTGACCGTGCTGGCCGCACTGGTCGTACTGGCCGCCGCGGTCGCCTACACGGCGGGCGCGGCACGGCTGCGCGGCCGGGGGGACGGCTGGCCCCGGTGGCGGGACGCCCGGTTCGCAGCCGGGTGCCTCCTGCTCGTGTGGGCGGCGGTGGGCGCGCTGCCGGACGGTCCGTTCACGGGCCACATGGTCCGGCACCTGCTCGTCGGCATGGCGGCCCCGCTGCTGCTCGTGTCCGCGCGTCCGGTGACGCTCGCCCTGCGCTGTCTGTCCCCCGGTCGGGCGCGCCGGGCTCTGGTGGGTCTCACGCACACGCGGGTCGTCGGCGCGCTCGTCTTCCCGCCGGTGGCCGCGGTGGTGGACGTCGGCGGCATGTGGCTGCTGTACCGGACGGGGCTGTTCGCGGCCGTGCACGGGCGTCCGCTGTACGACGGGCTGCTGCACGCGCATCTGCTGGCGGCCGGTCTGCTCTTCTCCTTCGCCGTGTGCCAGATCGACCCGGTGCGCCGGCCCCGGAGCGTCGCCCTGCGCGGCGGCACGCTGCTGGCGGCCGGGGCCGCCCACGCGGTCCTGGCGAAGACCCTGTACGCCGCGGGACCGCCCGGCGTGCGCTTCGCGGCGGCCGATCTGCACCAGGGGGCCCGGCTGATGTACTACGGCGGCGACGTGGTCGAGGCGGCCCTGGCCCTGGTGCTCGGGGCGGTCTGGCTGCGGGCGGCGGACCGGGCGCGCCGGCGCCGCTCGCGCGCCCGCGAGTGCGGGGCGGCACGCGCCGCCGGTGGACTCACGGGCGCGTGA
- a CDS encoding alpha/beta fold hydrolase, giving the protein MDIRRRNNIRITGRPDGPTVVLAHGFGCDQNMWRLTVPALEEHYRVVLFDYVGSGGSELSAWDEKRYSSLAGYAQDVVDVCEELDLRDAVLVGHSVSAMVGVLAARAAPERIGSLVMVAPSPCYIDSDGYRGGFSAEDIDELLESLESNYLGWSAAMAPVIMGNPDRPELGEELTNSFCATDPEIARVFARTTFLSDSRDDLESVTVPTLVLECASDVIAPREVGAYVHARIPGSALVTLQATGHCPQLSAPRETNAAILGFLRGLR; this is encoded by the coding sequence ATGGACATCCGTCGCAGGAACAACATCCGGATCACCGGCCGCCCGGACGGACCGACGGTGGTGCTGGCGCACGGCTTCGGCTGCGACCAGAACATGTGGCGTCTGACCGTCCCCGCCCTGGAGGAGCACTACCGGGTCGTGCTGTTCGACTACGTCGGCTCCGGCGGATCGGAGCTGAGCGCGTGGGACGAGAAGCGGTACTCGTCCCTCGCGGGCTACGCCCAGGACGTCGTGGACGTCTGCGAGGAACTGGACCTGCGTGACGCGGTCCTGGTCGGGCACTCGGTCAGCGCCATGGTGGGAGTGCTGGCCGCGCGTGCGGCGCCGGAGCGGATCGGATCGCTGGTGATGGTGGCCCCGTCGCCGTGCTACATCGACTCCGACGGCTACCGCGGCGGCTTCAGCGCGGAGGACATCGACGAGCTGCTGGAATCTCTGGAATCGAACTACCTGGGCTGGTCCGCCGCCATGGCACCGGTGATCATGGGCAACCCCGATCGGCCGGAACTCGGCGAGGAGCTGACCAACAGCTTCTGCGCCACCGACCCCGAGATCGCCCGGGTCTTCGCCCGGACCACGTTCCTGTCCGACTCCCGCGACGATCTCGAGAGCGTCACCGTGCCGACCCTGGTCCTGGAATGCGCCTCGGACGTCATCGCCCCGCGCGAGGTCGGCGCCTATGTGCACGCCCGGATCCCCGGCTCCGCCCTGGTGACGCTTCAGGCCACCGGGCACTGCCCCCAGCTGTCGGCGCCGCGGGAGACCAACGCCGCCATCCTCGGCTTCCTGCGCGGCCTGCGGTGA
- a CDS encoding SpoIIE family protein phosphatase yields the protein MTSAAGPAVGDGELDAEFAETVRRTGASIGALFLLEPGGRLLRLGLLCGAPAEFAAPWTHVSMAAPAPVAEAVREDRMVWVGSQEQMARSYPRTAMVLPFPLALVAAPVTGGRRWGSLLLIWPASRPPYMTARERGNIASGCGRLARLLDDADAHGRSPAARGPADGDRPRVVTAGTGSPGGPAMAAADFAERLPGGSCSLDLEGRLTYLSSGACELLGCDAGLLLGTLPWQSLRWLDDPTYEDRYRAAVISREPVSFTVCRPPGHWLDIHLYPDASGISARILPSGEQPPAPAEPVRSSRSVAPARAGRLYQLTHLAAALTEVVGVQDVIDLVADQIMPAFGAQGLVLSRADAGRLRITGHRGYSRETVERLDGLPLDTDFTPAGRALSSGIPAFFADPGEMRRIYPEAPLVSGKQAWAFLPLIISGRPVGCCVLSYDRPHAFPSEERAVLTSLAGLVAQALDRASLYDTKLELAHGLQQALLPRTLPQLAGLRVAARYVPATRGMDIGGDFYDLIRLGDTAAAAVIGDVQGHNVAAAALMGQVRTGVYAHATLGASPDQVLARTNRLLTDLAPDLFTSCLYAHLDLARGRVSLAGAGHPPPLLRLADGATAPVGLVPGPLLGIDPDAVFPVTEFPIPPGSTLAFYTDGLVETPGVDLDDSIAELARLLGSADDRDLELLIDHLLRKGKAVGQRTDDIALLLLQPDR from the coding sequence GTGACCAGCGCGGCCGGTCCGGCCGTCGGCGACGGCGAGCTGGACGCCGAGTTCGCGGAGACGGTGCGTCGCACCGGCGCGTCCATCGGCGCCCTGTTCCTCCTCGAGCCCGGCGGGCGGCTGCTGCGCCTCGGCCTGTTGTGCGGGGCGCCGGCCGAGTTCGCCGCGCCGTGGACGCACGTCTCCATGGCCGCTCCCGCGCCGGTCGCCGAGGCGGTCCGCGAAGACCGGATGGTGTGGGTGGGCAGCCAGGAGCAGATGGCCCGCTCCTACCCGCGCACCGCGATGGTGCTGCCCTTCCCGCTGGCGTTGGTCGCGGCGCCGGTCACGGGCGGCCGCCGCTGGGGCTCGCTGCTGCTGATCTGGCCGGCCTCCCGGCCGCCGTACATGACCGCGCGGGAGAGGGGCAACATCGCGTCCGGCTGCGGGCGGCTGGCCCGGCTGCTGGACGACGCCGACGCGCACGGCCGCAGCCCGGCCGCCCGCGGCCCGGCCGACGGCGACCGGCCGCGCGTGGTGACCGCCGGGACCGGCAGCCCGGGCGGCCCGGCGATGGCCGCCGCCGACTTCGCCGAGCGCCTGCCCGGCGGCAGCTGCTCGCTGGACCTGGAAGGACGCCTCACCTACCTCAGCTCCGGCGCCTGCGAACTGCTGGGCTGCGACGCCGGACTGCTGCTCGGTACACTGCCGTGGCAGTCCCTGCGCTGGCTCGACGACCCGACCTACGAGGACCGCTACCGGGCGGCGGTGATCAGCCGTGAGCCCGTCTCGTTCACCGTGTGCCGCCCGCCGGGCCACTGGCTCGACATCCACCTGTATCCCGACGCCAGCGGCATCAGCGCCCGCATCCTGCCCAGCGGTGAGCAGCCCCCGGCCCCCGCGGAGCCCGTCCGCTCCTCGCGCTCCGTGGCGCCGGCCCGCGCCGGACGGCTGTACCAGCTCACGCACCTGGCGGCCGCCCTCACCGAGGTCGTCGGCGTCCAGGACGTCATCGACCTGGTCGCGGACCAGATCATGCCCGCCTTCGGCGCGCAGGGGCTGGTGCTGTCCCGGGCCGACGCCGGCCGGCTGCGGATCACCGGCCACCGCGGTTACAGCCGGGAGACCGTCGAGCGTCTCGACGGCCTGCCGCTCGACACCGACTTCACACCGGCCGGCCGGGCCCTGAGCAGCGGCATTCCCGCGTTCTTCGCCGATCCCGGGGAGATGCGGCGCATCTACCCCGAGGCGCCGCTGGTCAGCGGCAAGCAGGCCTGGGCGTTCCTGCCGCTGATCATCTCCGGACGTCCCGTGGGCTGCTGCGTCCTGTCCTACGACCGGCCGCACGCGTTCCCGTCCGAGGAACGGGCCGTCCTGACGTCCCTCGCCGGGCTGGTCGCCCAGGCCCTGGACCGGGCCAGCCTCTACGACACCAAGCTGGAGCTGGCCCACGGCCTCCAGCAGGCCCTGCTCCCGCGCACCCTTCCCCAGCTTGCCGGTCTGCGGGTCGCGGCCCGCTATGTGCCCGCCACCCGGGGCATGGACATCGGCGGGGACTTCTACGACCTGATCCGGCTCGGCGACACGGCGGCCGCCGCGGTCATCGGCGACGTACAGGGGCACAACGTGGCCGCCGCCGCCCTGATGGGGCAGGTGCGCACCGGCGTCTACGCCCACGCCACCCTGGGCGCGTCACCGGACCAGGTGCTCGCCCGGACCAACCGGCTGCTCACCGACCTCGCGCCCGACCTGTTCACCAGCTGCCTCTACGCCCACCTGGACCTGGCCCGCGGCCGCGTGAGCCTCGCCGGCGCCGGGCATCCGCCGCCCCTGCTCCGCCTCGCCGACGGCGCCACCGCGCCGGTCGGCCTGGTCCCGGGCCCTCTCCTCGGCATCGATCCCGACGCCGTCTTCCCCGTCACCGAGTTCCCGATCCCCCCGGGCTCGACGCTGGCCTTCTACACCGACGGCCTGGTCGAGACGCCGGGCGTCGACCTCGACGACTCCATCGCCGAACTGGCACGGCTGCTCGGCTCGGCGGACGACCGTGACCTGGAACTGCTCATCGACCACCTGCTGAGGAAGGGCAAGGCGGTCGGACAGCGCACCGACGACATCGCGCTCCTTCTGCTCCAGCCGGACCGATGA
- a CDS encoding DUF2243 domain-containing protein, whose product MSGVREAARDGRGRSTAVCALIGAAVMAAVDEIVFHQILAWHHFYDRSTTAVGLLSDGLLHTAELLALVAGFFLFADLRRRRDLSPPHAWAGFFLGLGAFQLFDGLVDHKVLRVHQVRYGVDLAPYDWGWNAGGLVLLLLGGVLVVRANRRSRGGPAS is encoded by the coding sequence ATGAGCGGGGTGCGGGAGGCCGCGCGGGACGGTCGGGGGCGGTCGACGGCGGTGTGCGCGCTGATCGGTGCGGCGGTGATGGCCGCGGTCGACGAGATCGTCTTCCACCAGATCCTGGCCTGGCATCACTTCTACGACCGGTCCACCACGGCCGTGGGCCTGCTGTCGGACGGGTTGCTGCACACGGCGGAGCTGCTGGCGCTCGTCGCCGGGTTCTTCCTGTTCGCCGATCTGCGCCGGCGCCGGGACCTCTCGCCTCCCCACGCGTGGGCGGGGTTCTTCCTGGGGCTGGGGGCCTTCCAGCTGTTCGACGGGCTCGTGGACCACAAGGTGCTGCGGGTGCACCAGGTCCGCTACGGCGTCGACCTCGCGCCCTACGACTGGGGCTGGAACGCGGGCGGCCTGGTCCTGCTGCTCCTCGGCGGTGTGCTGGTGGTGCGGGCGAACCGCCGGAGCCGGGGCGGGCCGGCCTCGTGA